The genomic DNA TCACGCACAAAGCAGACCGTCCCACCGCTGATGGTGTAGGGCTGACCGTTAAAAACGTGAATGCCCGTACCATGCTCAACGATAACAATTTCATGAAAATCATGGTGATGCTCGGGAAATTCGGGCTGGGGGAGCCGCGGCTCGATCGCCACCGAAGAGATGCCCGACGGGAAAAAATCCACACAGTGCAACACGGTCATAACGCCTCCCACCCGATGAGAAAAGTTATCAGGATAATAAGTGTGGTGCGGCAATCTCACCTTGAATTTTTGACAACAAAGCGCGCAAAGCCTGCCGTTTTTTCAAGAAACGTCCGGAAAAATCAGGAAATGCGGCGACCGTCACACCAGGCCAGATCAGGCTCAAAACTGGAAACTGTGAGCTATCTCACCTTCACCTTTGCTTTCTTGCCAGCGCCAATTTTCGTCTGTCAGTAACGAGAAGGTAGCGCCGTTGCGCTCTTTTTAGACTGGATGCACTGATTATCTGAAGGACCCCTGAGATGACTTTTCGCCATTGTGTCGCCGTAGATTTAGGCGCTTCCAGCGGGCGTGTGATGCTTGCCAGTTACGACCGCGAACAACGTACGTTGTCGCTTCGCGAGGCGCATCGCTTTGTGAACTGCCTGCAAAAAAGAGACGGCTTTGACTGCTGGGATATCGACAGTCTCGAGGCGGGCATTCGTTGCGGGCTGGAAAACGTCTGTGCCGAGGGCATTCTCATCGACAGCATCGGCATCGACACCTGGGGCGTCGACTATGTCCTGCTGGATAAGCAAGGCCAGCGCGTCGGGCTGCCGGTTTCCTATCGCGACAGCCGCACGCAGGGCGTGATGCAGCAAGCGCAAACGCAATTGGGTAAAGCCGATATCTACCAGCGTAGCGGCATTCAGTTTCTGCCGTTTAATACGCTCTATCAGCTCCATGCGCTGGCAGCACAACAGCCGGAACTGCTCGACCGCGTCGCCCATGCCCTGTTGATCCCCGATTATTTCAGCTACCGCCTGACCGGCAAGCTGAACTGGGAATATACCAACGCCACCACCACGCAACTGGTCAACATCAACACCGACAGTTGGGATGAGAAGCTGCTCGACTGGACAGGCGTTCCACGCCACTGGTTCGGTACGCCGACGCATCCTGGCAACGTCATCGGCCACTGGCGCTGCCCGCAAGGAAATGCCATTCCGGTGGTGGCGGTCGCCAGCCACGATACCGCCAGCGCGGTCATCGCCTCGCCGCTGAACGGCAACGATGCGGCGTATCTCTCTTCCGGCACCTGGTCGCTGATGGGTTTTGAGAGCAAAACACCCTGCACCAGCGATGCGGCCTTGCAGGCCAACATCACCAATGAAGGCGGAGCGGAAGGTCGCTATCGCGTGCTGAAAAACATTATGGGCCTGTGGCTGCTGCAACGCGTGCTGCGGGAACAAAACGTTAAGGATCTGCAGGCGCTAATCACCGAAACCGCAGCGCTTCCGGCCTGCCGCTTTGTGATCAATCCCAACGATGATCGCTTCATTAACCCCGACAACATGAGCGTGGAAATCCAGGCTGCCTGCCGCGAAAGCCAGCAGCCGGAACCCACCACGGCGGCGCAACTGGCGCGCTGTATTTTCGACAGTCTGGCGCTGCTGTATGCCCGCGTGCTGGCAGAACTCACCGCCCTGCGCGGCCAGCCATTCAGCCAGTTACACATTGTTGGCGGCGGCTGCCAGAACCCACTGCTTAACCAGCTGTGCGCCGACGCCTGCGGCATCACCGTGATCGCCGGACCAACAGAAGCATCGACGCTCGGCAACATCGGCATTCAGCTGATGACGCTGGATGAGCTGAATAACGTCGACGATTTCCGCCAGGTGGTGAGCAAGAACTACGACCTGACCACTTTTACGCCCAATCCGAACCATGAAATTGCCCGCTATGTTGCGCAGTTTCAGCGGCAACCACAGACAAAGGAGCTTTGCGCATGACCACTCAAACAGAACAGGCATGGGAACTGGCTAAACAGCGTTTTGCCGCCGTCGGCGTGGATGTCGAGCAGGCGCTGCGCCAGCTCGATCGTTTACCAGTTTCAATGCACTGCTGGCAGGGCGACGACGTGGCCGGTTTCGAAAACCCGACCGGCGCATTAACCGGCGGGATCCAGGCCACCGGCAACTATCCCGGGAAAGCGCGCAACGCCACGGAACTTCGCGCCGATCTCGAACTGGCGTTAAGCCTGATCCCCGGGCCAAAACGCCTGAATCTGCACGCGATTTATCTTGAAGCCGACGCACCGGTCGCCCGTAACGACATTAAGCCAGAGCATTTCGCTAACTGGGTGAAATGGGCGAAGGCCAATCAGTTGGGTCTGGACTTCAACCCCTCCTGCTTCTCGCATCCGCTGAGCGCCGATGGCTTCACTCTCGCCCACGCCAATGACGAGATCCGCCAGTTCTGGATTGACCACTGCAAGGCCAGCCGCCGCGTGTCGGCGTATTTTGGCGAGCAACTGGGCACCCCGTCGGTGATGAACATCTGGATCCCGGACGGTATGAAAGACCTTACCGTTGACCGCTTCGCACCGCGCCAGCGTTTGCTGAATGCGCTGGACGAGATCATCAGTGAGAAACTGAACCCGGCGCACCACATCGACGCCGTGGAGAGCAAGTTGTTCGGTATTGGTGCCGAGAGCTACACCGTGGGCTCGAACGAGTTCTACATGGGGTACGCCACCAGCCGCCAGACCGCGCTGTGTCTCGATGCGGGCCACTTCCACCCGACGGAGGTCATCTCCGACAAAATCTCTGCCGCGATGCTGTTTGTGCCGCGCCTGTTGTTGCACGTCAGCCGCCCGGTGCGCTGGGACAGCGACCATGTGGTGCTGCTGGATGACGAAACCCAGGCCATCGCCAGCGAGATCATCCGTCACGATCTGTTCGACCGCGTTCATATCGGTCTGGATTTCTTCGACGCTTCCATCAACCGCATCGCGGCGTGGGTCATTGGTACCCGCAACATGAAGAAAGCGCTGCTGCGTGCGCTGCTGGAGCCGACCGCCGAACTGCGTCAGCTGGAGCTGGACGGCGACTACACCGCGCGTCTGGCGCTGCTGGAAGAGCAGAAATCGCTGCCGTGGCAGGCGGTATGGGAAATGTACTGCCAGCGCCATGACACGCCGGCAGGCAGCCAGTGGCTGGAAAACGTCCGCGCGTATGAGAAAGACGTACTGACCAATCGCAAGTAAACACATTGCCCGGCGGCGCTTCGCTTGCCGGGCCTACAAGTACAGAGTCACCCGGCATTTTCAAAGGAACCACAAGACTATGCAGACCATTATCAATTCCTGGTTCGTCCAGGGCATGATCAAAGCCACTTCTGACGCCTGGCTGAAAGGCTGGGACGAACGCAACGGCGGCAACCTGACGCTGCGTCTGGACGATGCGGATATCGCGCCGTACCGCGCTGATTTTCACCCACAACCGCGTTACATCGCGCTGAGCCAGCCGCTGCCGCAGCTCGCTGGGATGCCGTTTATCGTTACCGGTTCCGGTAAATTTTTCCGCAATGTGCAGCTCGACCCGACAGCGAATCTCGGCGTGGTGAAAGTCGATAACGACGGCGCCGGTTATCACATTTTTTGGGGACTGACGGACGACGCCGTACCGACATCGGAATTACCCGCACATTTCCAGTCCCATTGTGAGCGTATTATCGCCACAGGCGGTAAAGACCGCGTCATTATGCACTGTCACGCTACCAATCTGATTGCGCTGACCTACGTCCTGGAAAACCGGACTGACCTTTTCACCCGTAAGCTGTGGGAAGGCAGTACCGAGTGTCTGGTGGTGTTCCCTGACGGTGTTGGCATTCTGCCGTGGATGGTGCCGGGCACGGACGACATCGGTCAGGCCACTGCGAAGGAAATGCAAAAACACGCGCTGGTGCTGTGGCCCTTCCACGGTGTCTTTGGCAGCGGCCCGACGCTGGATGAAACTTTTGGCCTGATCGACACCGCCGAGAAATCCGCGCAGGTGTTAGTCAAAGTCTATTCGATGGGTGGCATGAAGCAGACCATCACCCGCGAGCAACTCATCGCGCTGGGTAAACGCTTTGGCGTCACCCCGCTGGCAAGCGCACTCGAACTCTATCAATAACCACGCGCCTGCTGCCGGAAAAATCACAGCAAACATTAAGGAGAGTTACATGAGTTTTATGCTGGCACTACCCAAAATCAGCCTGCATGGCGCGGGCGCTATTGGCGATATGGTGAACATGGTGGCAGGCAAGCAGTGGGGCAAAGCGCTGATTGTCACCGACGGGCAACTCGTCAAACTGGGGCTGCTCGACAGCCTGTTTGCCGCGCTGGATGCCCATCAGATGTCGTATCACCTGTTTGACGAGGTTTTCCCGAACCCAACAGAAACGCTGGTGCAACAAGGCCTTAGCGCCTATAAGGCGTCGCAGTGCGATTACCTGATCGCCTTCGGCGGCGGCAGCCCGATTGATACCGCCAAAGCCATTAAGATCCTGACCGCCAACCCCGGCCCGTCAACGGCCTATTCCGGCGTGGGTAAAGTGAAAAACCCGGGCGTACCGCTGGTGGCGATCAACACCACCGCCGGTACTGCGGCGGAGATGACCAGCAACGCGGTGATCATCGACAGCGAACGGCAGGTCAAAGAAGTGATCATTGATGCGAATATTATCCCGGATATTGCCGTTGACGATGCCAGCGTGATGCTGGAGATCCCGGCGTCCGTGACCGCAGCCACTGGCATGGACGCGCTGACGCACGCGATTGAAGCGTATGTCTCTGTTGGCGCGCATCCACTGACCGATGCTAACGCGCTGGAAGCGATTCGCCTGATCACCCTCTGGCTGCCGAAAGCTGTCGACGATGGCCACAACCTTGAAGCGCGTGAACAAATGGCGTTTGGCCAGTATCTGGCGGGAATGGCCTTTAACAGCGCGGGTCTGGGGCTGGTTCACGCGCTGGCGCATCAGCCGGGCGCCACGCACAACCTGCCGCACGGCGTCTGCAACGCCATCCTGCTGCCGATCATCGAAAACTTTAACCGCCCGAACGCTGTGGCGCGCTTTGCCCGTGTGGCACACGCCATGGGCGTGGAAACGCGCGGTATGAGCGACGAAGCCGCCAGCACAGAAGCCATCAACGCGATTCGTCAGTTAAGCGCCAGGGTGGGTATTCCGTCCGGCTTCAGCAAACTGGGCGTCACCCGAGCGGATATCGAGGGCTGGCTGGACAAAGCGCTCGCCGATCCGTGCGCACCGTGTAACCCACGCACCGCCAGCCGCGACGAAGTTCGTGACCTGTATCTGGAGGCGTTATGATCCGCAAAGCGTTCGTCATGCAGGTCAATCCTGACGCGCATGAAGAATATGCGCGCCGCCACAATCCGATCTGGCCAGAGCTGGAAGCCACGCTGAAGGCGCATGGCGCGCACCACTACGCGATTTACCTCGACAAAGCACGCAACCTGCTGTTCGCCAGTGTTGAGATTGAATCAGAAGAACGCTGGGATGCCGTCGCCAGCACTGAGGTTTGCCAGCGCTGGTGGAAACATATGCGTGATGTCATGCCCGCCAACCCGGACAACAGCCCGGTCAGCGCGGAACTGAAGCCAGTGTTTTATCTGGCGTAATACCCTACGCCGGGCAACATGATGTTTGCCCGGCGTTTTCTCATCAGAAGTAGTACTTAAAGCGCACGCGCCCGCCATAACGATTGTCATCGCTGCTACTGGCATTATCACCCTGCAGTTTCGACCAGTAAGCCCCCAGGTAGATATTAAAATTCTCCATATCCATCACATTCGGGATTTGGTAAGACGCATGAATGGTATGAATGTCATAGGTACCGGCATCATCAAACCAGACATCGTCATCGCGCGGGATATCACCGACCTCTTCCACTTTGTTGTGTGCATAGATATAGCCCAGCTCAAACCGTTTCCACAGCGCGTTCACCGCCGCCGTGAAGTCTTTTTCATCACTGGCATCCATGTAAGCCGTATTAAGATTGACCACCACACCGTTGTCCGGATCGTTCTGCAAACCGTTCCAGGTCATGGTCATGCCATAACCGGTGCGATCAGACTGATCGACAAAGTTGCCCTGACTGTCGGTGTATCCGTAGGCGTTACTGACCACGTTGGATTCCATAGCTGCCGCCACGGAGAAAGCCCCCTGCGACCAGGCCACCACCGGACGCAGATACGCGACGTTTCTCTGCTGTTCCATATCGCGGCCATGATAAGCGTTATCCTGATACAGTGAGGTTCCGTCTTCGAGCAATGTGTTCAGTTCGAAATACCAGTCGCCCATCTGTTTGCTCATCAGGAAGTTGCCACCGGCATCGGAGCGTCCGCGCCCTTCTTTCATCATGTAGATATAACCGCTGCCATCATCATAAAGATCGTTCGCTGTATTCCCGGAGTGTTCAACAAACGTATCCTGATTCAGCGGGAACATATCATAAGCTTCGAATCGCCCCACTTTTATTTGCCAGTCTTTCTCCTGACCGAAAAAGAAAACGGCATCATCGAGATCCATCGACCCTGTCATATCCGCCAGCGGCTGCGCGGAAAAGCCAGCAAAATAACCGTTGTCGAGTTTTCTTATTCCGTCAAACCCTAACAGAATTCGCCCATTGAGATCCCACCGTTCATTGCTGTTATCGGCATTAGAAATAAGCGAACCCTGACGGCTTTCGGCATCCATATTGAATTCAACGTCGCCATAGACTTTCAGATCACCATAACCGGATAGCGTTAATGTCGGTGGCGTACTGTTTTTTGCTGTTTCTTGTGGCGGCGTTTCACTGCGCGTGGCGATCGGGTTCTGCGCCACCTGTTCCGCTTTAAGTTGCTGCACCTCTTTCTCCGCCTGCGCCGCACGATTTTCCGCGGCTTCCAGCCTGTCTTCGAGCTGCTGCAGACGTTGTTCCAGCGTCAGTGACGATGTTTTTGCCAGACCTGTATTTGCCGCCAGTAATAACCCGACAGCCACTGCCAGTATTGATTTATTCATTACCCGTCTTCCTCGAGGTAATAGAGTGGATAACGGAATCCATGTTCCGCCGTGAAATAAAACATAATGGCGATGAATAAATTATTGTTTTAATTGTTTAGCGCAAAGACGTTGCGCCACAGGCGTGGAAATAATAAGGAGAGAATAAAAATAATGAAAAGAAGGTTAACGCAATAACGTGAGCAAGATAACAGCGTTTTTTATTTGTATAAGTTTACTGAATAGAGCCGCAAAATAATTATGAGGCATGTTATTCGCGATAAATTTCCCAGATGTTTATTTAATTAAAAACCTTCTTTATATTGATGGTGGAATTATATCCATAAGTCTTATCACCACGCTTTATCCTTACTCAGAACTCAAAAGCGAAAGTGTGTTTCAGGACACAAAAAACGTGGTCAGATAGGCGGCGTCTTGTCACCGACCTCTGACATATTCCCGCTCATTTCCTGACCATCGCCCCGCTACAATCTAAAAGATAATCTGAGACGGAGTGACCCAATGGCTGTACTGACCCCTTCCTGCATCGACCTGAATATTCGTGGCAACACAGCTTATTCGATCCTCAAACAACTGGCTGAAATGGCCGAAGAAAATGGCTTCGTCAACGACAGAAATCGCTTCCTGCAAACGCTCCTGCTTCGCGAAAAATTGCACTCCACCGGATTCGGTTCCGGCGTAGCGGTGCCTCACGGCAAAAGCGCTTGCGTAAAACAGCCTTTTGTTTTGTTTGCCCGTCAGTCGCACGGCGTGGACTGGAAAGCCAGCGATGAAGCGCCGGTCACCTGCTGGATCTGCCTCGGCGTACCGCAGGAAGGCGAAGAAAACCAGATACAGCTAATTGGTGCCCTGTGCCGAAAAATCATTCACGCGGAATTCATTGAGAAACTCAAAAATGGCGACGTCAGCCAGATAGTTGCTCTGTTAAATCAAACGATTAGCGAATAAGGAGCCGTCTATGGAACCAACATTACGTCTGGTGGCGATAACCAACTGCCCCGCGGGGATCGCGCATACTTATATGGTCGCCGAAGCGCTGGAGCAGAAAGCGCGCGCGCTGGGCCATACCATTAAAGTCGAAACACAGGGGTCGAGCGGGGTGGAAAATCGCCTCAGCGCGCAAGAGATTGCCGATGCCGATTATGTCATTTTAGCTACCGGTCGCGGGCTCAGCGCGGACGACCGCAGCCGCTTCGCCGGGAAACAAGTGTATGAAATTGCCATTTCCCAGGCCCTGAAGAATATCGACCAGATTTTCACGCAGTTACCGACGCATTCGCACCTTTTCGCTGCCGAAAGCGGCGTGAAACTCGGCCAGCAGGAAGTGCAACAGGGTAGCGTGATGAGCCACCTGATGGCGGGCGTGTCCGCCGCGTTGCCGTTCGTGATCGGCGGCGGTATCCTGGTGGCCATCGCCAACATGCTGGTGCAACTCGGCTTGCCTTATACCGACATGGCGAAAGGCGCACCGTCGTTTACCTGGATTGTCGAGTCGATCGGTTATCTGGGCTTTACCTTTATGATCCCGATAATGGGTGCGTATATCGCCCTGTCGATTGCCGATAAACCCGCCTTCGCACCGGCGTTCCTGGTCTGCTATCTGGCTAACGATAAAGGCCTGCTGGGCACGCAGTCCGGCGCAGGCTTTCTTGGCGCCGTCGTGCTGGGTCTGGCGATTGGTTACTTTGTGCTGTGGTTTCGCAAAATCAAACTGGGTAAAGCGTTACAACCACTGCTGGGCTCGATGCTCATCCCTTTCGTGACGCTGTTTATCTTCGGCGTGCTGACGTATTACGTCATCGGTCCATTGATGTCAGACGTCATGGGCGGACTACTGCATTTTCTGAACACCATTCCACCGTCAATGAAGCTGGGCGCCGCGTTTCTGGTGGGCGCAATGCTGGCTTTCGATATGGGCGGCCCGATCAACAAAACCGCCTGGTTCTTTTGCTTTTCGCTGCTGGAAAAACATATCTACGACTGGTACGCCATTGTGGGCGTCGTCACGCTGATGCCGCCGATGGCTGCCGGGATCGCCACCTACATTGCGCCTAAACTGTTCACGCAACAGGAAAAAGCCGCCGCCAGCAGCGCGATTGTGGTGGGTGCGACAGTGGCGACCGAGCCGGCTATTCCTTATGCCCTGGCCGCGCCGCTACCGATGATTACCGCCAATACGCTCAGCGGTGGGATCACCGGCATGCTGGTGATCGCTTTTGGCATCAAACGTCTGGCGCCGGGCCTCGGTATATTCGATCCGTTAATCGGGCTGATGTCGCCCGCCGGGTCGTTTTATCTGGTGTTAGGCATCGGGCTGGTGATGAATATCGCCTTGATTATCATCCTGAAAGGACTGTGGATGAAGCGTAAAGCGGCAAAACCGGAGTTGGTTCATGAACAGTGAGTTGCTGGAAACGTTGTGTAACGCATGCGCGGTCAGCGGTGACGAGCAGGAAGTCCGCCAGATCCTGCTCAAGACGCTCGAACCGCACGCTGATGAGATCACCTTTGACGGGCTTGGCAGCATTATCGCCCGCAAAGGGTCGCGCGGGCCGAAAGTCGCCCTCGTCGGCCATATGGATGAAGTTGGTTTTATGGTGACCCACATCAGCGACGCGGGATTCATCCGTTTTGAGACAATCGGCAGTTGGTGGAATCAGTCGATGCTCAACCACCGGGTGACGATCCGCACCCGCAGCGGCAACAAAATCCCCGGAATTATCGGCTCCGTGGCACCTCATGCGCTTAGCGAAAAACAGAAGCAGCAGCCGCTTAATTTTGACGAGATGTTTATCGATATCGGCGCGAACTGTCGCGAAGATGTGGTTAATGCGGGCATTGCGTTCGGCGATTTTGTCAGCCCGGAAGCTAATTTTGCCCGCTGGTCGGCCGATAAAATAACAGGAAAGGCGCTGGATAATCGCGTCGGCTGTGCATTAATGGCTGAGCTGTTGCAAACGGTTGATAATCCAGAGATTACACTTTTCGGCGTAGGTAGTGTGGAAGAAGAGGTGGGTTTGCGCGGCGCGCAAACCTCCGCAGAGCACATCAAACCGGACATCGTTATTGTTCTGGATACCGCCGTGGCGGGCGATGTTCCCGGCATTGATGCCATTAAGTACCCACTCAAACTTGGCGAGGGACCGGCAGTCATGCTATTCGATAAGCGTTATTTCCCCAATCAGAAGCTGCTGGCAGCACTGAAAACCAGCGCGGCACGGGCTGAAGCACCCATCCAGTTCTGCACGATGAAAACCGGTGCCACCGACGGCGGCCGCTACAATGTGATGGGCGGCGGACGTCCGGTGATTTCGCTGTGCCTGCCAACCCGCTATCTGCATGCTAACAGCGGCATGATTTCGGTGCAGGATTACACGGCAACGCTGTCCATTCTTCGCGAGCTGTTACAGTCGCTGGATAAAAACAGCGCCCGCGTGCTGGGCGATTTTCGCTAAGGAGAATTATGCTCAATGAACGCCAGCTGACGCTGCTTGCCAGACTCGAACAACAGCCTTGTTCACTCAACGTGCTGGCGCAGCTCACCGGCGTTTCCGGGCGAACGATCCTGCGCGACATTGATTACCTCAACTTTACCCTGAGCGGGAAAGCGCGGGTCATGGCCGTCGCCAGCGTCGGTTATCAACTGGAAATTTTCGACAGGCGTAGCTATTTCGAACTTTTACAGCGGCATGATAATGATGACCGGTTGCTGGCGATGCTGCTGCTTAACGCGTTCGTCACGCGCACGCAACTGGCAAACACGCTGAATCTGCCAGAAACCTGGATTGCGGAACGGCTGGTGCGCCTGAAAGCGCGCTATGAAAAAGCGTTTAGTATTCAGAGTCGCCCTGGCGCAGGCCATTTTATTGATGAGCCGGAAGAGAAATGCCTTGTTTTACTGGCGAATCTGCTGAAAAAAGACCCGCTACTTTTTCCTCTCCCCGGTATCGATCCGGATTCCCTTGCGCGGTTACAGGATGCCTGCAGCCGCGCCCGCGACTGGCCAGCCATTCCTGCGGATTATCTGGCGAGTATTATTCTGGCGGTGTATGCGTTACGTAACCGGCTGTCGCCGGATCTGCCGCATTTCCACAATGAGACGCTGCAGCGCATTGCTGATGACGTGGGGTTATGGCTGGGAGCAGACGCCTTCAGCGCAGCGGTGCATTTTCTCGACAACCACCAGCAGCGCGCGGAAACCATCACCACGAATTATATTGCCGGGTTGCTGCGCAGCCTGCCAGAACTGACGCCGCTGCATGTTATTGATCCCCAGTTGATTGAAGATTTAACCGGGCATATCGCCCGCTGTAGCGCCTCGCCGGTCTGGTTGCCGGAAAACCGTCAGGGCAGTATGAATAACCTGAAAGCCGCGTGGCCTGCGGCATTCGATTTAGGTCTCCAGTTTATTAATAAGCTGCGCGAGGAGCAGGACATTCCGGTGTTTGACAGCGATCTGGTCGGGCTGTACTTCGCCTGCGCGCTGGAACGTCATCAACAGGATCGCTATCCGGTCATTCTGCTGGCCGATCAAAACGCCATTGCGACGATCAACAAGCAGGCCATTGAACGCGATGTGATGAGCTGCCGGGTAATCATTGCGCGAACCCCGGGAGAATTACGTAACCTGTGCGCCGATGTTGAACCGGCGCTGATCGTGAACAACAGCCATCACTTTCTTGACGAGATGCCCGGCGAGGTGTTGATCGTGAAGAATATTATTACACCCGCCGCGATCGGCCAGATCAAAGATCTGTTGGCGTCGGCCTTTATTCGCCAGCGGCCAGAGCGTTTTTTCCTGTCGCAGGGCAGCTTTCATTACGCCAATGACCGCAATGAAGAATGGCAAAGCGTGATTGCGCATATCTGCAAGCGGCTGACGGACGGCGGTCATCTGACGGTGGACGAAGCGTGGCGTATTGAACAACGCGAGCGGGAAGGTGAAAACCTGATCGTTAATCAGCTCGCCATCCCGCACTGCTGGAGTGAACGGCAAACCCATTTCCGCGGCTACTTTATTACCCTTGCTCAGCCGGTATCGGTGAATAACGAACCGGTAAGCCACGTGCTGATTGCCTGCGCCTCAGCGAGTGCGCGGCATGAACTGAAGATTTTTAGCTATCTGGCGAGTGTCCTGTATCGCTATCCACAAACGACGATTTCAGGCCTGAGTAATTACGATGATTTTCTGGCGCTGCTGCGCGGATAAACAAAAAAAGCGCCCGGAGGCGCTCTTTCGACAATAACACTGTGTTTATTTGTTCAGTTCAGCCGTCATGTGAACACGGTTGCCGCTGAAAGCTTCGGTGATGGTGTAAGACGATGCGCCAGCGGCCTGAGCCTGGGCGGCGATTTTCGCTTCTGCGCCATCAAGCGTTGAGCTGGTTGCAGTCACGTTCTGTGCAGCGAAAGAACCGAAAGTAGTAGCGAGAGCGATAACTGCGACAAAAGTTTTGATGCTTTTCATGATATAAACCCTTCAATTTCATTGTTGAGATAAGGCGCCGTGCCTTGATGTGATAAATAATAGCGCCATGACTCATCAACGAAAAGCGGAAGGATTTGCTCTCTTCTTTCAAAAAAACTGACTAACATTTAACCCGCAATCAGACGTTCCGGGTGGGTATAAATCGTCGCGCGACCGGGCTTGCAGAAGCCCACCAGCGTCAGGTTACAGCGCTCCGCCACTTCGACCGCCAGCGTGGTCGCCGCAGAAACCGCAAACAGGATCTCCACGCCGCACATGGCCGACTTCTGCACCATTTCATAACTGGCGCGACTGGACACCAGCGCCGCCCCTTGCGTCCAGCGATCGTCTTCCATCGCCCGGCGCCCGAGTAGTTTATCCAGCGCCACATGCCGCCCGACATCTTCATGACCGCCCGCCAGTTCGCCCGATGGCGTTACCCAGGCGGCAGCATGCGTACAGCCGGTGAGTCTGCCGATCGGTTGCACATCGTTCAAATGCTCAAGCGCCAGATCAAGATGATTGAGATCGAACGTCTGGGTGAACGGCAATGGCGAAACCGGTTTTCCGATGT from Trabulsiella odontotermitis includes the following:
- the rhaB gene encoding rhamnulokinase, with amino-acid sequence MTFRHCVAVDLGASSGRVMLASYDREQRTLSLREAHRFVNCLQKRDGFDCWDIDSLEAGIRCGLENVCAEGILIDSIGIDTWGVDYVLLDKQGQRVGLPVSYRDSRTQGVMQQAQTQLGKADIYQRSGIQFLPFNTLYQLHALAAQQPELLDRVAHALLIPDYFSYRLTGKLNWEYTNATTTQLVNINTDSWDEKLLDWTGVPRHWFGTPTHPGNVIGHWRCPQGNAIPVVAVASHDTASAVIASPLNGNDAAYLSSGTWSLMGFESKTPCTSDAALQANITNEGGAEGRYRVLKNIMGLWLLQRVLREQNVKDLQALITETAALPACRFVINPNDDRFINPDNMSVEIQAACRESQQPEPTTAAQLARCIFDSLALLYARVLAELTALRGQPFSQLHIVGGGCQNPLLNQLCADACGITVIAGPTEASTLGNIGIQLMTLDELNNVDDFRQVVSKNYDLTTFTPNPNHEIARYVAQFQRQPQTKELCA
- the rhaA gene encoding L-rhamnose isomerase, which translates into the protein MTTQTEQAWELAKQRFAAVGVDVEQALRQLDRLPVSMHCWQGDDVAGFENPTGALTGGIQATGNYPGKARNATELRADLELALSLIPGPKRLNLHAIYLEADAPVARNDIKPEHFANWVKWAKANQLGLDFNPSCFSHPLSADGFTLAHANDEIRQFWIDHCKASRRVSAYFGEQLGTPSVMNIWIPDGMKDLTVDRFAPRQRLLNALDEIISEKLNPAHHIDAVESKLFGIGAESYTVGSNEFYMGYATSRQTALCLDAGHFHPTEVISDKISAAMLFVPRLLLHVSRPVRWDSDHVVLLDDETQAIASEIIRHDLFDRVHIGLDFFDASINRIAAWVIGTRNMKKALLRALLEPTAELRQLELDGDYTARLALLEEQKSLPWQAVWEMYCQRHDTPAGSQWLENVRAYEKDVLTNRK
- the rhaD gene encoding rhamnulose-1-phosphate aldolase — its product is MQTIINSWFVQGMIKATSDAWLKGWDERNGGNLTLRLDDADIAPYRADFHPQPRYIALSQPLPQLAGMPFIVTGSGKFFRNVQLDPTANLGVVKVDNDGAGYHIFWGLTDDAVPTSELPAHFQSHCERIIATGGKDRVIMHCHATNLIALTYVLENRTDLFTRKLWEGSTECLVVFPDGVGILPWMVPGTDDIGQATAKEMQKHALVLWPFHGVFGSGPTLDETFGLIDTAEKSAQVLVKVYSMGGMKQTITREQLIALGKRFGVTPLASALELYQ
- the fucO gene encoding lactaldehyde reductase, whose protein sequence is MSFMLALPKISLHGAGAIGDMVNMVAGKQWGKALIVTDGQLVKLGLLDSLFAALDAHQMSYHLFDEVFPNPTETLVQQGLSAYKASQCDYLIAFGGGSPIDTAKAIKILTANPGPSTAYSGVGKVKNPGVPLVAINTTAGTAAEMTSNAVIIDSERQVKEVIIDANIIPDIAVDDASVMLEIPASVTAATGMDALTHAIEAYVSVGAHPLTDANALEAIRLITLWLPKAVDDGHNLEAREQMAFGQYLAGMAFNSAGLGLVHALAHQPGATHNLPHGVCNAILLPIIENFNRPNAVARFARVAHAMGVETRGMSDEAASTEAINAIRQLSARVGIPSGFSKLGVTRADIEGWLDKALADPCAPCNPRTASRDEVRDLYLEAL
- the rhaM gene encoding L-rhamnose mutarotase, encoding MIRKAFVMQVNPDAHEEYARRHNPIWPELEATLKAHGAHHYAIYLDKARNLLFASVEIESEERWDAVASTEVCQRWWKHMRDVMPANPDNSPVSAELKPVFYLA
- a CDS encoding carbohydrate porin, with translation MNKSILAVAVGLLLAANTGLAKTSSLTLEQRLQQLEDRLEAAENRAAQAEKEVQQLKAEQVAQNPIATRSETPPQETAKNSTPPTLTLSGYGDLKVYGDVEFNMDAESRQGSLISNADNSNERWDLNGRILLGFDGIRKLDNGYFAGFSAQPLADMTGSMDLDDAVFFFGQEKDWQIKVGRFEAYDMFPLNQDTFVEHSGNTANDLYDDGSGYIYMMKEGRGRSDAGGNFLMSKQMGDWYFELNTLLEDGTSLYQDNAYHGRDMEQQRNVAYLRPVVAWSQGAFSVAAAMESNVVSNAYGYTDSQGNFVDQSDRTGYGMTMTWNGLQNDPDNGVVVNLNTAYMDASDEKDFTAAVNALWKRFELGYIYAHNKVEEVGDIPRDDDVWFDDAGTYDIHTIHASYQIPNVMDMENFNIYLGAYWSKLQGDNASSSDDNRYGGRVRFKYYF
- a CDS encoding PTS fructose transporter subunit IIA, whose amino-acid sequence is MAVLTPSCIDLNIRGNTAYSILKQLAEMAEENGFVNDRNRFLQTLLLREKLHSTGFGSGVAVPHGKSACVKQPFVLFARQSHGVDWKASDEAPVTCWICLGVPQEGEENQIQLIGALCRKIIHAEFIEKLKNGDVSQIVALLNQTISE